A segment of the Candidatus Polarisedimenticolia bacterium genome:
GCTGGACGAGCTGGAGGACTTCCTGCGCCGCGGCTTCGCTTCGCGCGGCCTGTCCAACTCCTTCCACCAAGCGCCCCGCCGGCTCCTGATCCCTGCCATCGACCTGGATCGGGCGCAGCGAGTGGTGTTCGGGGACGGCGAGCTGTGTGAGGTGCCGATCAGCCACGCGGTCGCAGCCTCATCCGCCATTCCCGGTGTCTTCGAGCCCTACCGGATTGGGGATCGCGACTATGTCGACGGTGGCGTGGGCTTCAGCGGCCATGCCGATCTCGCCGCCGAAGCGGGGGCCGAGATCGTCTTCGTGGTGCATCCGATGGTCCCCTCGCAGATCGACGGCGGCGCCACATTCCGCTCGCGCGGCCTCTACGCCATCCTCGAGCAGGCAAGCCGGATCGACGGCCACAACCTGCACCAGCTGGGACTCGATCTCCTCTCCGTCAAGTATCCGGACACCAGCTTCTTCCTCCTGGAGCCTCCCTGCACGGGATCGCAGATCACCGGCCCGCTGATGAGCTTCGAGGCGGGACGGGGTGCCCTGCGCTACGGCTATTCCTCCACGCACGAATGGCTCGAAGGAGGGGGCGCCCAGCTGCTGCGCAGCTTCATGCACCCCGCCCGCGCGATCACCCGCTAGAGAATCAGCCCAGCGGTTGCAGCCGCTGGCCGTCGCCAGGATGAGACGCCCGTTCCTGGACCCATGTCAACGATGTCCTCGACATCGAGCGTCGGACTTGGCTCGTCTGGAATCAAGACATGGGAACCTCCCGCCGGGAGCGTCCGGCGGGAGGCTTGGGCCCGGAAAAACCTAGAAGCGGATGCCGAGGCCGGCAATCGCTGAGGTGTCGTCGGCCACGACCACCTTGAACTGGCCGTAGGGGCGGACCTTACCTTGGGTCGC
Coding sequences within it:
- a CDS encoding patatin-like phospholipase family protein — its product is MFSRTKSVLQSHGMWSQGPRIGLALGGGGVIGGMYEVGALTALEEKLAGSGKGFDIYVGCSSGSVVAALMANGIQASDLYRILDQDIDDPLNFARGSIFTPHSFRQATRRFGQFFWAFLRSAAMGLRGSIPDLLLRAERALPAGFFVLDELEDFLRRGFASRGLSNSFHQAPRRLLIPAIDLDRAQRVVFGDGELCEVPISHAVAASSAIPGVFEPYRIGDRDYVDGGVGFSGHADLAAEAGAEIVFVVHPMVPSQIDGGATFRSRGLYAILEQASRIDGHNLHQLGLDLLSVKYPDTSFFLLEPPCTGSQITGPLMSFEAGRGALRYGYSSTHEWLEGGGAQLLRSFMHPARAITR